The Aquiluna sp. KACHI24 genome contains a region encoding:
- the ribF gene encoding riboflavin biosynthesis protein RibF, producing the protein MLEISSLRDLPQDFVSLAVAIGKFDGIHVGHRQLIHELVEFCQEANLVPAVISFDRHPNQTLKPAEVPGELLTKERKAQILEALGIEVLVSLPFDADMASRSAMEFASAELSRGVQMVFVGEGFRFGSRGAGSIEDLRSFGPQLGFRVREVAPVQIGDRVVSSTLIRELIQTGKVSAASLLLGRDHEIVGTIEHGRKLGRTIGFPTANFSRSSIGLLPQDGVYAGWLIADGVRYPAAHSVGTNDSVGEVPRLIESHVIGRDDLDLYDKECTALIHAQIRPWAKFDSLDALIAQINDDVLAAREILESIDA; encoded by the coding sequence GTGCTTGAGATTTCATCGCTGAGAGATCTCCCGCAGGACTTCGTCTCACTTGCGGTTGCAATTGGCAAATTCGATGGCATTCACGTTGGGCACCGCCAGCTGATTCATGAGCTTGTCGAATTCTGCCAAGAGGCTAACCTGGTTCCAGCTGTAATTAGCTTTGACCGTCACCCAAACCAAACTCTCAAACCCGCTGAAGTTCCTGGCGAGTTGTTGACCAAAGAGCGCAAGGCGCAAATTCTTGAGGCTTTGGGAATTGAGGTTTTGGTTAGCCTGCCCTTTGATGCTGACATGGCCAGTCGCTCAGCCATGGAGTTTGCAAGCGCTGAGCTATCCCGCGGAGTGCAAATGGTATTTGTGGGTGAGGGTTTCAGGTTCGGATCCAGGGGAGCTGGCAGCATCGAAGACCTACGCAGCTTCGGTCCACAACTTGGTTTCCGCGTTAGAGAGGTTGCGCCAGTTCAAATTGGTGATCGAGTGGTTTCCAGCACCTTGATTCGAGAACTCATTCAGACTGGCAAGGTCTCAGCAGCTTCACTTTTACTTGGCAGAGATCATGAAATTGTTGGAACGATTGAACACGGTCGAAAGCTCGGACGTACGATCGGTTTCCCCACGGCAAACTTCTCTCGCAGCTCGATTGGGCTTTTGCCCCAGGATGGCGTTTATGCCGGCTGGCTAATCGCTGATGGCGTTCGCTATCCGGCAGCGCATTCGGTAGGGACTAATGACTCAGTTGGTGAAGTTCCACGACTCATCGAATCCCACGTTATTGGTCGTGATGACCTAGACCTCTATGACAAAGAGTGCACAGCGCTGATTCACGCGCAGATAAGACCCTGGGCGAAGTTTGATTCCCTGGATGCTCTAATTGCCCAAATAAACGATGACGTGTTGGCAGCAAGGGAGATTTTGGAGAGTATTGACGCATGA
- a CDS encoding DUF805 domain-containing protein has product MSFVDAVVSGFKNAFNFKGAAKRSEFWYWVLFTLLVSLVLSTIESVLWPPTPIQGDWMADVEGVLSQPTPLTTIASLLLFIPNLAVTARRFHDAGFSAKWLLLQLIPLAYGIFALIGSLVVLMNSSSPEPTYEELIALIFLILPIIALAIAIAVIFLVMALRPSRSFYDGNKYVEPVPLSPGDEGTTA; this is encoded by the coding sequence ATGAGCTTTGTAGATGCAGTCGTCAGCGGCTTCAAGAATGCCTTCAACTTCAAGGGTGCCGCTAAACGATCGGAGTTCTGGTACTGGGTGCTGTTCACCCTTTTGGTTTCCTTGGTGCTATCGACTATTGAGTCAGTGCTGTGGCCGCCAACTCCGATTCAGGGTGACTGGATGGCAGATGTTGAGGGAGTGCTATCTCAGCCTACGCCGCTCACCACTATTGCCTCGTTGCTACTTTTCATACCCAATCTCGCGGTTACCGCTCGTCGTTTTCACGACGCAGGTTTCTCGGCCAAGTGGTTGCTGCTTCAGCTGATACCGCTTGCATACGGAATCTTTGCGCTGATTGGTTCGCTGGTGGTGCTTATGAACTCCTCCTCGCCAGAGCCAACCTATGAAGAGTTGATCGCTTTGATTTTCTTGATTTTGCCAATCATCGCGCTAGCAATTGCAATTGCCGTGATCTTCTTGGTGATGGCGCTTCGGCCAAGCCGATCTTTCTATGACGGCAACAAGTATGTCGAGCCGGTTCCGCTGAGCCCTGGCGATGAAGGCACCACCGCCTAG
- the pstA gene encoding phosphate ABC transporter permease PstA produces the protein MLAVERPKNSQPWKNLGSRVKLSSAITIVVPSTVFGLILLVTGMDFMAGLFTILLPLQLLAGGWAGFYSFGKRGIRDGLLLVVTFFLSLFVLVLLISVLWAVIESGFRAISPHFIYQNNVYVSGKTGLEIGGVGHAILGTSITVGISTLVTVPLGIATAVYLTETREFGRGIVRTLLQAMSALPSVVTGLFIYSMLILSGWSGYSGFMGALALIPLMLPTVSRVAEESLRLVPKDLRNGALALGAPSYRAFLMVTLPAAKSGIVTAVLLGIARVIGETAPILLTVALANGTNVNPFDGGMATLPGYIFNFIYLGDPTSIARAWGAAMVLLIFVGILFAAARLASAPKKAKKRSAK, from the coding sequence ATGCTTGCCGTTGAACGGCCTAAGAATTCGCAGCCGTGGAAAAACCTCGGCTCAAGGGTCAAGCTCTCCTCTGCGATCACAATTGTTGTGCCATCGACTGTTTTTGGTTTGATCCTGCTTGTGACCGGCATGGATTTCATGGCTGGACTTTTCACAATCCTGTTGCCACTTCAGCTACTCGCAGGTGGCTGGGCAGGGTTCTACTCATTTGGTAAGCGTGGTATTCGGGACGGACTACTGCTAGTAGTGACTTTCTTCCTTTCTCTGTTTGTTTTGGTGCTTCTGATCTCGGTGCTGTGGGCAGTTATCGAGTCAGGCTTTAGAGCCATCAGTCCCCACTTCATCTATCAAAACAACGTTTATGTGTCCGGCAAGACTGGTTTGGAAATCGGTGGAGTTGGTCACGCAATTCTGGGGACTTCGATAACTGTAGGTATCTCAACTTTGGTGACTGTTCCACTTGGCATTGCAACTGCCGTGTACCTGACTGAGACCCGTGAGTTTGGTCGCGGCATCGTCCGCACGCTATTGCAGGCAATGTCGGCACTTCCTTCGGTTGTGACTGGTCTGTTCATCTACTCGATGTTGATTCTCTCCGGTTGGAGTGGCTACTCGGGCTTCATGGGTGCACTGGCCTTGATCCCGCTGATGCTCCCGACGGTTTCTCGAGTTGCCGAAGAATCATTGCGACTGGTTCCCAAGGACTTGAGAAACGGTGCCTTGGCACTTGGAGCACCTTCCTACCGTGCATTTTTGATGGTCACACTGCCAGCTGCCAAATCTGGAATTGTGACCGCGGTGCTACTGGGTATCGCTCGTGTTATTGGAGAGACTGCCCCGATTCTGCTCACCGTTGCACTAGCTAACGGCACCAACGTGAATCCATTCGATGGCGGCATGGCGACCCTGCCTGGCTACATTTTCAACTTCATCTACCTAGGTGACCCAACCTCAATTGCGAGAGCGTGGGGAGCAGCCATGGTGCTGTTGATCTTCGTGGGAATTTTGTTTGCGGCAGCCCGTCTTGCGAGTGCGCCGAAAAAGGCTAAGAAAAGGAGCGCCAAGTAA
- a CDS encoding phosphate ABC transporter substrate-binding protein PstS codes for MRNKLFGALAIAALATTAFAGPAQAGETVTAGGASYTYALQQVCTQAYTEHKVTYTSVGSTTGKTNFRNGTYDFGGSDSLYSASEAKPKSFVYVPLLGGPVTIAYNLPGVTRLNLTPKIVGDIYQGKITKWNDKAIVAINKTAKLPDLTITPAYRSDGSGTTYNFTNWMTQKYGSPFKANDAFTVAAGSGLVKGSVGARGNQGVATSIASTQGAMGYIDIADADKNKLTYAFVQNAAGQFIKPTIANSKLFIEKQLLKATGEVVFDYNKKVRGAYDLSLVSYGLAPTANGTAKASAIKAYFTYFVNECAPKNAASQGYVALSGTILKKANEAIRKIK; via the coding sequence ATGCGCAACAAGTTGTTTGGGGCACTGGCAATCGCCGCCCTGGCCACCACAGCATTCGCTGGTCCAGCTCAGGCTGGAGAGACCGTCACCGCTGGTGGCGCTTCCTACACCTACGCACTTCAGCAGGTCTGTACTCAGGCTTACACCGAGCACAAGGTCACCTACACCTCGGTTGGTTCCACCACTGGTAAGACCAACTTCCGTAATGGCACCTACGACTTCGGTGGATCTGACTCGCTGTACTCCGCTTCTGAGGCCAAGCCAAAGAGTTTCGTTTACGTTCCACTACTAGGTGGCCCAGTAACCATCGCTTACAACCTTCCAGGCGTGACTCGTCTAAACCTGACTCCAAAGATTGTTGGAGACATCTACCAGGGCAAGATCACCAAGTGGAATGACAAGGCAATCGTTGCGATCAACAAGACCGCAAAGCTCCCTGACCTGACCATCACCCCTGCCTACCGCTCAGACGGCTCCGGCACCACCTACAACTTCACCAACTGGATGACCCAGAAGTATGGTTCCCCATTCAAGGCGAACGACGCATTCACCGTGGCAGCAGGCTCGGGCCTGGTCAAGGGCTCGGTCGGCGCTCGCGGTAACCAGGGTGTTGCAACCTCCATCGCATCCACCCAGGGTGCAATGGGTTACATCGACATTGCAGATGCTGACAAGAACAAGCTGACCTACGCATTCGTTCAGAACGCAGCCGGCCAGTTCATCAAGCCAACCATCGCAAACTCCAAGCTGTTCATTGAGAAGCAGCTTCTGAAGGCGACCGGTGAGGTTGTATTCGACTACAACAAGAAGGTCCGTGGTGCCTACGACCTGTCTCTAGTCAGCTACGGTCTAGCACCGACCGCCAACGGCACTGCTAAGGCCTCTGCGATCAAGGCTTACTTCACCTACTTCGTGAACGAGTGTGCACCGAAGAACGCTGCTAGCCAGGGCTACGTAGCACTCTCCGGAACCATCTTGAAGAAGGCCAACGAGGCAATCCGAAAGATCAAGTAA
- the truB gene encoding tRNA pseudouridine(55) synthase TruB — translation MPAGLVLIDKPQGFTSHDVVAKLRKVLGTKKIGHAGTLDPMATGLLLLGVDAGTKLLTFLVGADKTYQARIRLGQSTLSDDAEGEVLSQTSALHLNRAVIETEIAKLTGRISQVPSAVSAIKVDGKRAYDLVREGKEVELKSREVEVSRFDLVSEISIVDEFLEFDVVVDCSSGTYIRALARDLGESLGVGGHLRALRRTRIGEYLVENASTLDQEPVVLDLTAAAAKIFPAAELSKQQATDLVHGKRLVLPITGMVSATYQGVLIGILEPVGSSYKSLVVFPEALNG, via the coding sequence TTGCCAGCCGGTCTGGTCCTAATTGACAAACCCCAGGGTTTTACCTCGCACGATGTCGTAGCCAAATTGCGAAAAGTGTTGGGCACCAAGAAAATCGGGCATGCCGGCACCTTGGATCCGATGGCCACCGGGCTGCTCTTGTTGGGCGTTGATGCTGGAACCAAACTGCTCACCTTCCTCGTGGGTGCGGACAAGACTTATCAAGCTCGGATTCGTCTTGGTCAGAGCACCCTTTCCGATGACGCCGAGGGAGAGGTGTTGTCGCAGACCAGCGCACTGCATCTAAACCGAGCCGTGATTGAAACTGAAATTGCAAAGCTGACCGGAAGAATCTCTCAGGTCCCCTCGGCCGTCAGTGCCATCAAGGTGGATGGCAAGCGGGCCTATGATCTAGTGCGCGAGGGTAAAGAGGTTGAGCTAAAGAGCCGTGAGGTCGAAGTGTCCCGGTTTGATTTGGTCTCCGAGATTTCAATTGTTGACGAATTCTTGGAATTCGATGTGGTTGTCGATTGCAGTTCCGGGACCTACATCAGAGCACTTGCAAGAGATCTTGGGGAAAGCCTTGGCGTAGGTGGACATTTGCGCGCACTTCGCCGCACTCGAATCGGTGAATACCTGGTTGAGAATGCATCAACTCTTGATCAAGAGCCGGTGGTCTTGGATTTGACCGCGGCGGCTGCCAAGATTTTTCCAGCTGCAGAGCTCAGTAAGCAACAGGCAACCGACCTGGTGCACGGGAAACGCCTTGTCCTTCCAATCACTGGAATGGTGAGTGCGACTTATCAAGGGGTTCTGATTGGGATTTTGGAACCGGTCGGTTCCAGTTATAAGTCACTGGTCGTTTTTCCGGAGGCCCTAAATGGTTGA
- the rbfA gene encoding 30S ribosome-binding factor RbfA, with the protein MVDHARARRLGERIKVLAAEALERAVKDPDLGFVTFTDVRVTPDLTHAKIYFTVLGSEDDKQLTIDALERNRGRLRGEIGRQLGVRVTPTIELLLDEIPASAGALAELLAEAKRRDEEVERLAKDAKPAGDADPYLKPKAQED; encoded by the coding sequence ATGGTTGATCACGCACGCGCCAGACGCCTGGGGGAGAGAATCAAGGTTCTCGCCGCCGAGGCGTTGGAGCGCGCCGTGAAGGATCCGGACCTCGGTTTTGTGACCTTCACCGATGTTCGGGTTACCCCAGACCTCACCCATGCCAAGATCTACTTCACGGTGCTGGGCTCTGAGGATGACAAGCAGCTCACTATCGATGCCCTGGAGCGCAATCGCGGTCGGCTACGCGGTGAAATCGGGCGTCAACTCGGCGTGCGAGTCACCCCAACCATCGAGCTATTGCTAGATGAGATCCCAGCCAGCGCGGGAGCACTAGCAGAATTGCTTGCCGAGGCCAAGCGTCGTGATGAAGAAGTTGAGCGTTTGGCGAAGGATGCAAAGCCCGCTGGTGATGCAGACCCATACCTCAAGCCAAAGGCTCAGGAAGACTAA
- a CDS encoding YlxR family protein, with protein sequence MNPVRTCVGCRQRDLSKNLIRVVRIEDEFVIQDSSLGRGAWVHQACIEKAIERKGFQRVLGEASVANLKNRPEKQAEKNAGDQMRTSK encoded by the coding sequence ATGAACCCAGTAAGAACCTGTGTTGGCTGTCGCCAGCGCGATCTATCGAAAAACCTAATCCGGGTAGTCAGAATCGAAGATGAGTTTGTCATCCAAGATTCTTCACTCGGCCGAGGCGCCTGGGTTCACCAGGCTTGCATCGAAAAGGCAATCGAGAGAAAAGGTTTCCAAAGAGTTTTGGGTGAGGCCAGTGTGGCCAATCTCAAGAACCGGCCCGAGAAACAGGCAGAGAAAAATGCTGGCGATCAAATGAGAACCTCGAAATGA
- the pstB gene encoding phosphate ABC transporter ATP-binding protein PstB: MANFHLEARNVNVWFGARHVLKDVNLQFPENQVTALIGPSGCGKSTFIRTLNRMHELIPSAGFGGEVLLDGQDIYGEAVDPVDVRIKIGMVFQKPNPFPTMSIKENVISGLKLSGISRSDAGDLVEQSLVRASMWNEVKDRLNDPAISLSGGQQQRLCIARSLAMNPDVLLMDEPCSALDPGSTRRIEETILELKESMTIVIVTHNMQQAQRISDQTAFFLAEDNTPGHVVEFGETQQIFYGPIDPRTNEYVNGRFG, encoded by the coding sequence ATGGCTAATTTCCACCTAGAGGCTAGAAACGTAAACGTTTGGTTTGGTGCTCGTCACGTGCTCAAGGACGTGAACCTGCAGTTCCCCGAGAACCAGGTCACCGCTTTGATTGGCCCATCCGGCTGCGGCAAGTCCACCTTTATCAGAACCCTAAACCGCATGCACGAGTTGATTCCTAGCGCGGGATTTGGTGGCGAGGTGCTACTCGATGGCCAGGACATCTACGGCGAGGCCGTTGACCCAGTTGACGTTCGCATCAAGATCGGAATGGTTTTCCAAAAGCCAAACCCATTCCCAACCATGTCCATCAAGGAGAACGTAATCTCTGGACTGAAGCTATCTGGCATTTCTCGCTCCGACGCTGGAGATTTGGTTGAGCAATCTTTGGTTCGAGCATCGATGTGGAATGAAGTGAAGGATCGTCTAAACGACCCAGCCATCTCGCTCTCCGGCGGTCAGCAGCAGCGTCTTTGCATCGCGCGCTCACTGGCCATGAACCCCGATGTGTTGTTGATGGATGAGCCATGCTCGGCATTGGACCCAGGATCAACTCGTCGTATTGAAGAGACCATCCTGGAGCTAAAGGAATCGATGACCATCGTCATCGTCACCCACAACATGCAGCAGGCCCAGCGCATCTCTGACCAGACCGCTTTCTTCTTGGCCGAGGACAACACTCCCGGTCACGTAGTTGAGTTTGGTGAGACCCAGCAGATCTTCTACGGCCCAATTGACCCACGCACCAACGAGTACGTAAACGGTCGCTTCGGCTAG
- the rpsO gene encoding 30S ribosomal protein S15 codes for MALDPKVKSEIIAEYATKPGDTGSPEVQIAVLSRRIADLTEHLKEHKHDHHSRRGLLLLVGQRRRLLGYLQQVDIARYRSLIERLGLRR; via the coding sequence ATGGCATTGGACCCAAAGGTCAAGTCAGAAATTATCGCCGAGTACGCCACCAAGCCAGGTGACACCGGTAGCCCAGAGGTGCAGATTGCAGTGCTGAGCCGCCGCATCGCAGACCTAACCGAGCACCTAAAGGAGCACAAGCACGACCACCACTCACGTCGTGGCCTGCTACTTCTTGTTGGTCAGCGTCGTCGTCTACTTGGCTACCTGCAGCAGGTTGACATCGCTCGCTACCGCTCCTTGATTGAGCGCCTAGGACTGCGTCGATAG
- the infB gene encoding translation initiation factor IF-2 — translation MALPRVYDIAKELGIDTKIALAKLEELGEYVKGGSSTIAPPVAAKLRAAFPKVEKPKAEPKVAKPEPKAEEATPAPAAPKAPAPAAPAPTAQAPAPAAPAAPAAPAAPAAPTPLQGIPRPGNNPFSSNQGMGIPRPMARPGNNPFSSNQGMGRPRPGGPRPQGAGAPRPGGPRPQGAGAPRPGGPRPAGGAGFGAPRPGGFAAPAAAPGGRPGPGGRGGRGAGTAGAFGKGGSKSKARKSKRTKREEFEQRQAPSLGGAVVPRGDGNTVVRLRRGASIQDFADKIGANAGQLITVLFHLGQMATATASLDEDTFGILGEELGYKVEVVSPEDEERELFEGFGLDISVDIEDEDEDDLQARPPVVTVMGHVDHGKTKLLDSIRNANVVAGEAGGITQHIGAYQVHTTHDGQDRAITFIDTPGHEAFTAMRARGTQVTDIAILVVAADDGVMPQTIEALNHAQAAQVPIVVAVNKVDKEGANPAKIRQQLTEFGLVAEEYGGDVMFVDVSALRGQGIENLLDAVLLTADAALDLRANPDKPARGVAIEANLDRGRGSVATVLIQSGTLRVGDAIVAGSSHGRVRAMFDENGGAVTAATPSRPVQVLGLQSVPRAGDTFVVAEDERQARQIAEKREAADRNALLAKTRKKMSLEDFTKALEEGKVESLNLIIKGDVSGAVEALEDSLLKIEVDDSVQLRIIHRGVGAITESDVNLATVDSAVIIGFNVRPDNKARERADREGVDVRFYSVIYNALEDIENSLKGMLKPEYEEKQMGTAEVREIFKSSKFGTIAGSYVRSGLIRRNALARVLRNGEVIKEGLKVDSLKRFKDDATEVKTDYECGIGLGDFNDILVDDVIETYEMVEKPRV, via the coding sequence GTGGCGCTTCCACGCGTATACGACATAGCTAAAGAGCTTGGTATCGATACCAAGATTGCTTTGGCAAAGCTTGAGGAACTTGGCGAGTACGTCAAAGGTGGTTCCTCCACAATTGCCCCACCGGTTGCCGCAAAGCTTCGCGCCGCGTTCCCGAAGGTAGAGAAGCCAAAGGCCGAGCCTAAGGTTGCAAAGCCAGAGCCGAAGGCAGAAGAGGCAACACCAGCCCCGGCAGCACCGAAGGCACCTGCACCAGCAGCTCCTGCCCCGACTGCTCAAGCGCCTGCTCCAGCTGCTCCGGCAGCGCCTGCAGCTCCCGCAGCCCCGGCTGCGCCGACTCCACTCCAGGGCATTCCACGCCCTGGAAACAACCCATTTTCGTCAAACCAGGGCATGGGCATTCCTCGTCCAATGGCTCGCCCTGGCAACAACCCGTTCTCCTCCAACCAGGGCATGGGTCGCCCTCGTCCAGGTGGACCTCGCCCTCAGGGTGCAGGTGCTCCACGTCCAGGTGGACCTCGCCCTCAGGGTGCAGGCGCTCCACGTCCAGGTGGACCTCGTCCAGCAGGTGGAGCAGGATTCGGTGCCCCTCGTCCAGGTGGATTCGCTGCTCCAGCCGCAGCTCCAGGCGGTCGTCCAGGACCTGGTGGCCGCGGTGGCCGCGGTGCAGGAACTGCAGGTGCCTTTGGCAAGGGCGGTTCAAAGAGCAAGGCTAGAAAGTCAAAGCGCACCAAGAGAGAAGAATTTGAGCAAAGACAGGCTCCAAGCCTCGGTGGTGCAGTAGTTCCAAGAGGCGACGGCAACACCGTTGTACGTCTTCGCCGTGGTGCCTCGATCCAGGACTTTGCGGACAAGATTGGTGCAAATGCCGGTCAGCTAATTACCGTGCTGTTCCACCTCGGCCAGATGGCAACCGCAACCGCATCGCTAGATGAAGACACCTTTGGCATTTTGGGTGAAGAGCTTGGCTACAAGGTTGAGGTCGTATCACCCGAGGACGAAGAGCGAGAGCTGTTCGAGGGCTTTGGCCTAGACATCTCGGTTGATATCGAGGATGAAGATGAGGATGACCTTCAGGCTCGACCTCCGGTGGTAACCGTAATGGGTCACGTTGACCACGGTAAGACCAAGCTTTTGGACTCGATTCGCAACGCAAACGTTGTTGCTGGCGAAGCCGGTGGAATTACCCAGCACATTGGTGCCTACCAGGTTCACACCACCCACGATGGTCAAGATCGCGCTATCACCTTCATTGACACCCCGGGTCACGAGGCCTTCACCGCCATGCGTGCTCGTGGTACCCAGGTCACCGACATTGCGATCTTGGTGGTCGCTGCGGATGACGGTGTGATGCCACAGACCATTGAGGCGCTGAATCACGCTCAGGCCGCTCAGGTCCCAATCGTGGTTGCAGTAAACAAGGTCGACAAGGAGGGTGCGAACCCAGCCAAGATTCGTCAGCAGCTAACTGAGTTCGGTTTGGTTGCTGAGGAGTACGGTGGCGATGTCATGTTCGTAGACGTCTCGGCTCTCCGTGGCCAGGGAATTGAGAACCTGCTAGATGCTGTGCTGCTGACCGCCGACGCCGCTTTGGATCTGCGTGCTAACCCAGACAAGCCCGCACGTGGTGTTGCAATTGAAGCGAACCTGGACCGCGGACGTGGTTCAGTTGCTACCGTGCTGATTCAGTCCGGAACCCTCCGGGTTGGAGATGCCATCGTGGCAGGCTCCTCACACGGTCGTGTTCGCGCCATGTTCGATGAGAACGGTGGTGCGGTTACCGCAGCAACTCCTTCAAGGCCAGTTCAGGTCTTGGGACTTCAGTCTGTGCCTCGTGCCGGTGACACCTTCGTGGTCGCCGAAGACGAGCGTCAGGCTCGTCAAATCGCTGAGAAGCGTGAGGCAGCTGACCGCAACGCGCTGCTGGCCAAGACTCGCAAGAAGATGTCGCTTGAGGACTTCACCAAGGCCCTCGAAGAGGGCAAGGTTGAGTCGCTCAATCTCATCATCAAGGGTGACGTTTCCGGTGCCGTTGAGGCACTTGAAGACTCGCTTCTCAAGATCGAAGTTGACGACTCGGTACAGCTGCGCATCATTCACCGTGGTGTTGGAGCAATTACTGAATCCGACGTCAATCTGGCCACCGTTGACTCCGCTGTCATCATCGGATTCAACGTTCGCCCAGACAACAAGGCTCGCGAGCGTGCGGACCGTGAAGGCGTCGATGTGCGTTTCTACAGCGTTATCTACAACGCTCTGGAAGACATCGAAAACTCGCTCAAGGGCATGCTCAAGCCAGAGTACGAGGAGAAGCAGATGGGTACCGCGGAGGTCCGCGAGATCTTCAAGTCCTCCAAGTTCGGCACCATCGCTGGTTCCTACGTACGCTCCGGTCTGATTCGTCGCAACGCGCTGGCTCGCGTGCTGCGTAACGGTGAAGTCATCAAGGAAGGCCTAAAGGTTGATTCCCTGAAGCGCTTCAAGGATGATGCCACCGAGGTCAAGACCGACTACGAGTGTGGTATCGGACTAGGTGACTTCAACGACATCTTGGTCGACGACGTTATTGAGACCTACGAAATGGTCGAGAAGCCGAGGGTCTAA
- the pstC gene encoding phosphate ABC transporter permease subunit PstC, whose product MSVPTQRKLLAKPSRTADKVFFAVAKAAGYSSFVIIGLILFFLSIRAWPAFEKQGFLEFAFGTGWDNTTNPPILHIGPMLWGSLLIAAIGVAIAVPMAISIAYFIEFLAPTPIAKAATVIVDLLAAIPSVVIGLWGLGVFSPVGAHWAQMLSETFAPILPFLANDTGTFLRSPFIASIVVAVMIVPLISSITREIFSQVDKEIIKGALALGGSRESVLRQVILPTSAGGILGGVLLALGRAMGETVAIFFVLNLVFDEYNWFNLLEPQGGAIASLILARFGEATPDEVEALLAAGVVLFLITLVINAIASYIVQKAQPWRRD is encoded by the coding sequence ATGAGTGTTCCAACCCAGCGAAAACTTCTTGCCAAGCCCTCAAGAACGGCGGACAAGGTTTTCTTTGCGGTTGCCAAGGCTGCCGGCTACTCCTCATTTGTGATCATCGGCCTAATTCTTTTCTTCCTCTCAATCCGCGCCTGGCCAGCATTCGAGAAGCAGGGCTTTTTGGAGTTCGCCTTCGGAACGGGTTGGGACAACACCACCAACCCACCGATTCTCCACATCGGCCCAATGCTTTGGGGATCGTTGCTTATCGCTGCTATCGGTGTGGCGATTGCGGTCCCGATGGCGATTTCAATCGCCTACTTCATTGAGTTTTTGGCCCCAACGCCGATTGCCAAGGCAGCCACTGTCATCGTTGATCTGCTGGCTGCGATTCCGTCTGTCGTGATAGGTCTTTGGGGCTTGGGCGTATTTTCACCCGTAGGGGCTCACTGGGCCCAAATGCTCAGTGAGACATTTGCGCCGATTCTGCCCTTCTTAGCCAACGACACAGGCACTTTCCTCAGATCACCTTTCATCGCTTCAATCGTTGTTGCGGTAATGATCGTTCCGTTGATTTCCTCAATTACTCGCGAGATCTTCTCCCAGGTGGACAAGGAGATCATCAAGGGTGCTTTGGCCCTGGGCGGCTCACGTGAATCCGTGCTGCGCCAGGTGATTCTTCCCACCTCTGCCGGCGGAATTTTGGGTGGCGTACTTCTTGCGCTGGGTCGAGCCATGGGTGAGACGGTTGCAATCTTCTTCGTGTTGAATCTGGTCTTCGATGAGTACAACTGGTTCAACCTGCTCGAGCCTCAGGGTGGAGCGATTGCCTCCTTGATTCTGGCCCGATTTGGTGAGGCCACACCAGATGAGGTTGAGGCTCTACTCGCAGCTGGAGTTGTGCTGTTCCTGATCACCCTGGTGATCAACGCGATTGCGTCCTACATCGTGCAGAAGGCACAGCCTTGGAGGAGAGATTGA